In the Neisseria sp. KEM232 genome, CCGCCGCCAAAAAAGCCGAGCAGAAAGAGGGTGAGGAAGGAGAGGTCGCTGTTCATGGGTGTGTGCGGGTGGGAGGCCGTCCCCGCCTACGCGGGGATGACGTTTCTGAAAAAGGAGAAAACAGGGTTTTCAGACGGCCTTAATGCAGTTAAATCACAAAATCTTCCGCCGCGTCTGCCTGTTTGCGATACTGGCCGGGCGTGAGGCCGTAGGCTTTTTTAAACGCTTTACCGAAGTGGGTTTCCGAGCCGAAGCCGCAGGCCAGGGCGACGGCCAGCACGGAATCCGCGCTTTGTTTGAGCATGGCGGCGGCCTGTTGCAGGCGGATGCGGTTGACGAAGGCGTAGGGGCTGGTGCCGGTGTGCGCTTTAAACAGGCGCATCAGTTGGGCGCGGGACACGGTGGCGGCGTCGGCCATTTCTTCTATCGTCCACGCGCGCGCCGGGTCGTCGAGCACCGCCTGAATCACGCCGCGCAAACGGCGGTCGCGCCAGCCTTTGAGCAGCCCCTCGGGCAGCGGCCGCACCGGATGTTCGGCCAGGAAAACGCGCACCAGCGACACCAGCAGCACCGCCGAGAGCGCGTCGACCACCGCCTTCGAGCCGGGCTGCGGCCTGTCGGCCTCGGCCTGCAACAGCGACACCAGATGCGGCAGCGGCGTGCCGCGCATATCGAGCAGCACCGTTTCCGGCAGCCCCGCCATCAGGTCGGCCTGCGTATCGTAGGCGAAGCGGGCGCAAAACAGGCTCAAATCGGCCGCGCCTTCGCCGCTGCGTTTGAGCGTGAACGCGCCGCTGCGCTCCGAAACCACCGCCGCGCCGCTGTTGGCGCAGTCGGCCTCGCTGCTCAACACATGATCGGCGGTGCGCGGGAAAAACACCACGTCGCCCGCGCGCAGCCGCCGCGCCTTGTCGTCGGCATCCGCTTTGAGCCAGCCCTCGCCGCCCGTAACGATATGCACCAACCCCTGCCCGCGCCGCGCCTCGTGCCGCACATACCATTCGCCCTGAAACAGACACTGCACATCGACGCTGCCGCTCACCTGCGAGAGCGCCACCAGCTTGTCGAGAATATCCATTTTGCGCCACCTCATGATACGATTTGACGGGTATTATAGAACGAAAAAGACAATAATGGCGGTGTTGTCTGTTTTAATTAGTAAAACAACACGGAAAGATACAAGGCAGCAAGCCGCAGACAGTACAAGTAGTACGAGGCTGGTTTTCTTGGCATTTCCAATGCATTAGAAAACCGTCCCCTTCGAGCTAAGGCGCAGCAACGCCGTAGATTTTCGTGTTGATTCACTATAACCACAAGATTAAGGAAAGAGACCATCATGGAAACCACATTCAAAAACTGGCCCGAACATACCGCCCACGTTAAAAAAGCCTTCGGCGAAATGGGCAAAAAACACCCGAAAATGCTGCAAGCCTACGGCACATTGGAACAGGCCGCCGCCGCCGAAGCCCTCGACGCGAAAACGCGCGAACTGATCGCCATCGCCGTCGCCATCACCACCCGCTGCGAAAGCTGCATCAGCGTCCACGCCGCCGCCGCCGTCAAAGCGGGCGCAACCGAGAGCGAAATCGCCGGCGCACTGGCCACCGCCATTTCCCTCAACGCCGGCGCGGCCTATACTTACGCCCTGCGCGCCTTCGAAGCGGCGGAAAGCCAAAGCTGAAAACCGCCTAGGCCGTCTGAAATAATGCTTTCAGACGGCCTTTGAGCCGCATTATTTGTGCCATAATTACCGAAAGGAAACCCGATGAAAAAACTGCTTCTCCCCGTATTTGCCGCCGCCGCGCTGCTCGCCCAGCCCGCCTTCGCCCTCTCCCTCGCGCCCGC is a window encoding:
- a CDS encoding AraC family transcriptional regulator, with protein sequence MDILDKLVALSQVSGSVDVQCLFQGEWYVRHEARRGQGLVHIVTGGEGWLKADADDKARRLRAGDVVFFPRTADHVLSSEADCANSGAAVVSERSGAFTLKRSGEGAADLSLFCARFAYDTQADLMAGLPETVLLDMRGTPLPHLVSLLQAEADRPQPGSKAVVDALSAVLLVSLVRVFLAEHPVRPLPEGLLKGWRDRRLRGVIQAVLDDPARAWTIEEMADAATVSRAQLMRLFKAHTGTSPYAFVNRIRLQQAAAMLKQSADSVLAVALACGFGSETHFGKAFKKAYGLTPGQYRKQADAAEDFVI
- a CDS encoding carboxymuconolactone decarboxylase family protein, giving the protein METTFKNWPEHTAHVKKAFGEMGKKHPKMLQAYGTLEQAAAAEALDAKTRELIAIAVAITTRCESCISVHAAAAVKAGATESEIAGALATAISLNAGAAYTYALRAFEAAESQS